From a single Thalassophryne amazonica chromosome 7, fThaAma1.1, whole genome shotgun sequence genomic region:
- the LOC117514406 gene encoding SPRY domain-containing SOCS box protein 1, whose product MGITLSLWLQGKSAGSPPSSSSAFPPLAVPISSRLAIILNSSPVPPGDRRSRWSSVHRSPHFLLSACKEEVTRAPTEQSSDGVRAELGVMCGLHVWEVCWSPIQRGTHAVVGVSTQNCPLQAVGYNVLVGRNSQSWGWELKSNHLWHDGQSLGLYPGEGRRSCSEGTLDLRPQSHTSSSIPKDAQMSQTPLPIPERILLVLDADAGTLGYVVDGSFLGIAFKDLPCGVELFPAVSSVRGGANIRLCYLNGATRDPPALMALCGLSIRQLLGQQGHVQTQKLPLPPVLQNYLMSNIPSDKDVPTTAKCSSFAKD is encoded by the exons ATGGGAATCACTCTGTCACTTTGGCTGCAGGGCAAATCAGCTGGCAGCCCTCcatcctcttcatcagctttcccTCCGCTGGCTGTGCCAATTTCCTCTCGCCTTGCCATCATTCTGAACTCCTCTCCAGTTCCTCCGGGAGACCGTCGCTCACGTTGGAGCTCTGTCCACCGCTCTCCTCATTTCCTGCTCTCTGCCTGCAAAGAGGAAGTGACACGTGCACCCACTGAGCAGAGCAGTGATGGCGTTCGGGCTGAGCTGGGGGTGATGTGTGGACTTCATGTCTGGGAGGTGTGTTGGAGTCCCATCCAACGTGGAACCCACGCTGTTGTAGGCGTTTCCACGCAGAACTGCCCTCTGCAGGCCGTGGGGTACAACGTGCTGGTCGGCAGAAACTCACAATCCTGGGGCTGGGAACTTAAATCCAATCATCTATGGCATGATGGGCAAAGTTTGGGGCTGTACCCTGGAGAGGGGAGGAGGAGTTGTTCTGAGGGGACGCTGGATTTAAGGCCACAGTCCCACACTTCTTCAAGTATCCCAAAAGATGCACAGATGTCACAGACGCCTCTCCCCATCCCTGAGCGCATCCTGCTGGTCCTGGATGCTGATGCGGGGACGCTGGGATATGTTGTTGATGGCAGCTTCCTTGGCATAGCTTTTAAGGACCTCCCTTGTGGGGTGGAGCTATTCCCAGCAGTGAGCAGTGTGAGGGGAGGAGCCAACATCCGGCTATGTTATTTAAATGGGGCCACAC GTGATCCTCCAGCCCTGATGGCTTTATGTGGCCTGTCCATCCGACAGTTGTTAGGACAGCAGGGACACGTCCAAACACAGAAACTGCCTCTGCCTCCTGTCCTCCAGAACTACCTGATGTCTAACATACCCTCAGACAAAGACGTACCTACAACAGCAAAATGTTCATCATTTGCCAAAGACTGA